The Hylaeus volcanicus isolate JK05 unplaced genomic scaffold, UHH_iyHylVolc1.0_haploid 12197, whole genome shotgun sequence genome has a window encoding:
- the LOC128882935 gene encoding uncharacterized protein LOC128882935 isoform X1 — protein MMKDCNELIYQIKRQQHFRLLRSTFDVWEYNALQYEYERQRRIVAGETATGILNITKALKCWKVYSQWKRNKKKCIRHVAFSHCLHRWFSQTVQVTHEKSLNTFPQLIANLVRISRNAQCISKMTGQTMVFYDFEKHIKGFSAVGFCGLLSFVSRYTNYQKNILSVRSDVQPTFLSNVRMLYVARCIRVESETWQGFFALECIDVPWPIHHGKLWNRHKALASLFRWALLKVQLNKWCFYLKYKKEMKKRRILLSCRMWMSYAFKKKYNTRHKILMEETLRKTLATCLLRCSWVVWKVVFFKSLKLKELCFKVVSIKTQKSVKSACGIWKQSVTHWSLLKSREEFLTKQWTLLSSLRQWRSFIQNKTFVIVSIKKLKVKTNQTILRQHFISWRMQFLHCILCQMIQKSRTETSIKYVLVVWKRQADFQKRLENFFLSCIERMTQKSIQAWRYKALFFEKVKCYLLKREKKMVSLAFYQWSYFQQWHYHFEMKKKYLQTHLNQRQLNRIYNYLKRCSRLRQGYRKASEMLEKYVCIPNAIKRWVIITKNSMNMEQEIVSVIQLQKMKRLLQDWKAQHKNLKEEKNFHDRQQRALMLVLHKKKQSLWQQWFRYTQFCSRLRDRQVACQTDSLFWYVFRTGVCSSENVFCHFNKKKKSTFGFLRKKNVTILFNAETFVTFIQFCFNAQEFIFFWASLGNILQDIILHRTFKLKTKLVSALKHWEKSSHFHQVTKCLYKRLEIQQKQQLNMVLNEWVHYVVHEQKKRSLKVIRLEQVESHFFKTWRDIFNLKVDLKKTADSLQTRTTSKFLANYWSLWLTYYKQQTSLQFKAYCVHCQRCETQLASAVFSWSSFTKMQRKMNDALSALDTKRTFHRLEHCYFSWKSLLQNRVQCQNFFIFLHVRLIQTHLLPAWNIFATKKVKSEMTRRSQERLFVRKRHENCLKVWFYFQQHRRKFANLCRFLSQKIKQRYYKRLVERHRTLTCVWTKYCFQKCLSVWGKMICIKKNLMKKMNALKTLHHFHLMTYFFQRIWLRSTCFVLKLKFRLFLFVTTLPTMTQGTFERSAGSVYAGCLKIFQQSAGKDLCISLEFLKKNQLDEYEIIASSRERKTSLLFLKKLQKETPMQVLSRRLYDSPTDMCYAHLLTNFNRMRRVQKGCQSWSSWTFDRKKKHIAEKRCFYIINWKYQLCVLRGCMTQMNKVLKELHIRRDTQCFDLENYLHMKSQTRFWETWRLYVLTSVIQLETNVRHVAVKLWGHKSRLARVYGVYNEVDRLFTAWTFFTKQSLTRIVVFKKKTVQNVLHNWKYLTLCERFIKNKSIKSLQKVYYTKWRKRFQLYYSTQRLTFILNQCVRSYDPFFFFFRMLKILMARHCFQLESKRNVIECWSSLYCGLMKRVNDFKTRHHKRLTIKYLYSMQQRVLSSLQERLLETTLHKLIHFQLRRRYWNRFRSCFKHADHLHGIARRFNAFYSLSKSLNVWMHFTRSKYWIRSVEMTTLAGIFQCWKYTASFQQRHTLFQYQLKKRTFQMFSKSIDSINRSRRLDHILKWKSQHIFFQRWSRTLTLIRNLKSHVKILQNQLEFTIKKKLFHEWLEQCRICVVTAKKSINISLTQFYVTQALGCP, from the exons atgatGAAAGATTGTAACGAGTTAATTTACCAGATCAAGCGCcagcaacattttcgtttactCCGATCAACCTTTGATGTGTGGGAATATAATGCTTTacaatatgaatatgaaaGACAAAGAAGAATTGTTGCTGGGGAAACGGCTACgggtattttaaatataacaaaagcATTGAAGTGCTGGAAGGTATATAGTCAGTGGaagcggaataaaaaaaaatgtattcgtcaTGTTGC tttttCCCATTGCTTACACCGATGGTTCTCTCAAACAGTTCAAGTAACCCATGAGAAGTCTTTGAATACTTTCCCACAGCTTATAGCGAATCTTGTAAGAATTTCCCGTAACGCACAATGCATTAGTAAAATGACTGGTCAAACAATGGTATTTTACGATTTCGAAAAACATATCAAAGGATTTTCAGCAGTTGGATTCTGTGGTTTATTGTCTTTCGTGTCAAGATACACAAATTACCAAAAAAACATACTGAGCGTGAGAAGTGATGTGCAACCTACATTCTTAAGCAATGTACGCATGTTGTATGTGGCCCGTTGTATTCGTGTCGAAAGTGAAACATGGCAAGGTTTCTTCGCATTGGAGTGTATTGATGTTCCCTGGCCGATTCATCATGGAAAATTATGGAATCGGCACAAAGCACTTGCCTCACTGTTTCGCTGG gCCTTATTAAAAgtccaattaaataaatggtgtttttatttaaagtataagaaagaaatgaaaaaacgcCGCATCCTTTTGTCATGTCGTATGTGGATGTCGTatgcttttaaaaaaaaatacaacactaggcacaaaatattaatggaaGAAACGTTACGTAAAACCTTAGCTACTTGCTTACTTCGTTGCTcgtgggttgtctggaaagtcgtGTTTTTCAAATCTCTCAAGCTAAAAGAATTATGTTTTAAAGTGGTGTCAATAAAAACCCAAAAATCGGTAAAGTCAGCTTGCGGGATTTGGAAGCAATCGGTGACGCATTGGAGTTTACTGAAAAGTCGCGAAGA ATTTCTAACAAAGCAGTGGACTCTTCTTTCAAGTTTACGACAGTGGCGTTCTTTTATTCAGAACAAGACATTTGTAATTGtgtccattaaaaaattaaaagtgaagacaaaccaaacaattttaagacaacatttcatttcttgGCGGATGCAGTTTTT GCATTGCATTCTATGTCAAATGATTCAAAAATCACGGACTGAAACatcaataaaatatgttttggtGGTGTGGAAGCGTCAGGcggattttcaaaaaagacttgaaaatttttttttatcttgtatAGAACGTATGACTCAAAAAAGTATCCAAGCCTGGCGTTACAAGGCTTTATTTTTTGAGAAAGTCAAGTGTTAT TTgttgaaaagagaaaaaaaaatggtttcttTAGCTTTTTATCAATGGTCATATTTTCAACAGTGGCATTACCATTtcgagatgaaaaaaaaatatcttcaaaCTCATTTAAATCA GCGACAATTGAATCGAatctataattatttaaaacgcTGCAGTCGCTTACGACAAGGTTATCGTAAAGCTAGCGAAATGTTAGAGAAATATGTTTGTATACCTAACGCTATAAAGCGTTGGGTTATCATAACAAAAAACAGTATGAAT ATGGAGCAAGAAATTGTTTCCgttattcaattacaaaaaatgaaacgattatTACAAGATTGGAAAGCTCAACacaagaatttaaaagaagaaaaaaactttCATGACAGGCAACAAAGGGCTTTAATGCTTGTtctacacaaaaaaaaacaaagtttatGGCAGCAATGGTTTCGTTATACGCAATTCTGTTCGAGGTTACGGGATCGGCAAGTTGCTTGTCAAACAGATTCTCTGTTTTGGTACGTTTTTCGTACTGGAGTATGTTCatctgaaaatgttttttgtcatttcaataaaaaaaaaaaatcgacttttggttttttaagaaaaaaaaatgtgacaaTTCTATTTAATGCTGAAAcatttgttacttttattcaattttgtttcaatgctcaagaatttatttttttttgggcttctcttggaaatattttacaagacATTATTTTGCATCGGactttcaaattgaaaacaaaattggtTTCAGCTTTGAAACACTGGGAAAAGTCCAGCCATTTTCATCAAGtcacaaaatgtttatacaaGCGTTTggaaattcaacaaaaacaaCAATTGAACATGGTTTTAAATGAGTGGGTGCATTACGTTGTACATGAACAAAAAAAACGTTCACTAAAGGTCATTCGACTTGAACAAGTTGAGagtcattttttcaaaacatggagagacattttcaatttaaaagtcGACTTGAAGAAAACAGCAGATTCTCTACAAACACGTACAACTTCAAAGTTTCTAGCCAATTATTGGTCACTCTGGTTGACATATTATAAACAACAAACATC GCTTCAATTCAAAGCTTATTGCGTACATTGTCAACGGTGTGAAACTCAGTTAGCGTCTGCCGTTTTTTCATG GTCCTCTTTCACAAAAATGCAACGAAAAATGAACGATGCTTTAAGTGCACTTGATACAAAACGCACATTTCACAGACTTGaacattgttatttttcatggAAATCTCTTTTACAAAACCGCGTTCAGTgccaaaatttttttatctttctaCATGTTCGTTTGATTCAAACCCATTTGTTACCCGCTTGGAATATATTTGCTACTAAAAAAGTGAAATCTGAG ATGACTCGAAGGTCACAAGAAAGGTTGTTTGTACGAAAACGACATGAAAACTGTCTGAAAGTTTGGTTCTATTTCCAACAGCATCGTAGAAAATTCGCGAATTTGTGTAGGTTTTTAAGCCAAAAGATAAAACAACGGTATTATAAAAGATTAGTGGAACGTCATAGAACGTTAACGTGTGTTTGGACGAAGTATTGTTTCCAAAAGTGTTTGAGTGTGTGGGGAAAAatgatttgtataaaaaagaatttaatgaaaaagatgA aTGCTCTCAAGACGCTCCACCATTTTCATCTCATGAcctatttttttcaaagaatttggTTAAGATCAACATGTTTTGtattgaaactgaaatttcGACTATTTCTGTTTGTCACGACCTTACCAACGATGACCCAAGGAACGTTTGAAAGATCAGCAGGAAGTGTTTATGCTGGGTGCTTAAAGATATTTCAACAATCAGCGGGGAAGGATTTATGCATTAGCttggaatttttgaaaaagaatcaaCTTGATGAGTATGAAATTATAGCGTCATCTCGGGAACGGAAAACATccttattgtttttaaaaaagctACAAAAAGAAACTCCAATGCAAGTGTTGTCAAGACGTTTGTATGATTCCCCTACTGATATGTGTTATGCTCATTtgcttacaaattttaatcgtaTGAGACGTGTTCAAAAAGGCTGCCAAAGTTGGAGTTCCTGGACTTTTGatcggaaaaaaaaacacatagccgaaaaaagatgtttttatattattaattggaAATATCAACTTTGTGTTTTACGTGGATGTATGACTCAAATGAACAAGGTGTTAAAAGAACTACACATCCGACGGGATACCCAATGTTTCGATTTGGAAAActatttacatatgaaaagtCAAACACGTTTTTGGGAAACTTGGCGACTTTATGTGCTAACCAGTGTAATTCAATTGGAAACCAACGTGCGACATGTTGCCGTGAAACTTTGGGGTCACAAAAGTCGTTTAGCAAGAGTGTATGGTGTTTATAATGAGGTCGATCGTCTTTTCACCGCTTGGactttttttacaaaacaaagCCTCACTCGAATAGtggtttttaaaaagaaaactgttcAAAACGTTTTACACAATTGGAagtatttaaccctttgtgaGCGGTTTATCAAAAACAAGTCAATAAAAAGTTTGCAAAAAGTGTATTATACGAAATGGCGAAAACGTTTTCAACTATACTATTCAACGCAACgcttaacttttattttaaatcaatgtGTTCGGTCGTatgatccttttttttttttctttcgaatgttgaaaattttaatggcACGTCATTGTTTTCAACTTGAATCAAAGCGAAACGTTATTGAGTGTTGGTCATCTTTGTATTGCGGTTTGATGAAAAGAGTCAATGATTTTAAAACGCGTCATCAC aaacgtTTAACTATAAAATACTTGTATTCCATGCAACAGCGTGTTCTTTCATCACTCCAGGAACGTTTACTGGAAACGACTCTTCACAAATtgattcattttcaattacgtCGACGGTATTGGAATCGATTCCGCAGTTGTTTTAAGCATGCTGATCATCTGCATGGGATTGCACGGCgttttaatgcattttattctttaagCAAAAGTCTTAATGTATGGATGCATTTTACTCGCTCTAAATATTGGATACGTTCCGTTGAAATGACCACTTTAGCTGGTATTTTTCAATGTTGGAAATAT ACGGCATCTTTTCAACAACGTCACACCCTCTttcaatatcaattaaaaaaacgtacttttcaaatgttttcgaAAAGTATTGATTCCATCAATCGTTCACGTCGTCTTGATCacatttt GAAATGGAAATCTCAACATATCTTTTTTCAACGGTGGAGTCGTACACTGACACtcattcgaaatttgaaaagtcATGTGAAGATTTTACAAAACCAATTGGAATtcaccattaaaaaaaaattatttcatgaatgGCTCGAACAATGTCGAAT ctGTGTAGTCACCGCCAAAAAAAGTATCAACATTTCGTTAACGCAATTTTATGTGACTCAAGCGTTAGGCTGCCCTTAG
- the LOC128882935 gene encoding uncharacterized protein LOC128882935 isoform X2: protein MMKDCNELIYQIKRQQHFRLLRSTFDVWEYNALQYEYERQRRIVAGETATGILNITKALKCWKVYSQWKRNKKKCIRHVAFSHCLHRWFSQTVQVTHEKSLNTFPQLIANLVRISRNAQCISKMTGQTMVFYDFEKHIKGFSAVGFCGLLSFVSRYTNYQKNILSVRSDVQPTFLSNVRMLYVARCIRVESETWQGFFALECIDVPWPIHHGKLWNRHKALASLFRWALLKVQLNKWCFYLKYKKEMKKRRILLSCRMWMSYAFKKKYNTRHKILMEETLRKTLATCLLRCSWVVWKVVFFKSLKLKELCFKVVSIKTQKSVKSACGIWKQSVTHWSLLKSREEFLTKQWTLLSSLRQWRSFIQNKTFVIVSIKKLKVKTNQTILRQHFISWRMQFLHCILCQMIQKSRTETSIKYVLVVWKRQADFQKRLENFFLSCIERMTQKSIQAWRYKALFFEKVKCYLLKREKKMVSLAFYQWSYFQQWHYHFEMKKKYLQTHLNQRQLNRIYNYLKRCSRLRQGYRKASEMLEKYVCIPNAIKRWVIITKNSMNMEQEIVSVIQLQKMKRLLQDWKAQHKNLKEEKNFHDRQQRALMLVLHKKKQSLWQQWFRYTQFCSRLRDRQVACQTDSLFWYVFRTGVCSSENVFCHFNKKKKSTFGFLRKKNVTILFNAETFVTFIQFCFNAQEFIFFWASLGNILQDIILHRTFKLKTKLVSALKHWEKSSHFHQVTKCLYKRLEIQQKQQLNMVLNEWVHYVVHEQKKRSLKVIRLEQVESHFFKTWRDIFNLKVDLKKTADSLQTRTTSKFLANYWSLWLTYYKQQTSLQFKAYCVHCQRCETQLASAVFSWSSFTKMQRKMNDALSALDTKRTFHRLEHCYFSWKSLLQNRVQCQNFFIFLHVRLIQTHLLPAWNIFATKKVKSEMTRRSQERLFVRKRHENCLKVWFYFQQHRRKFANLCRFLSQKIKQRYYKRLVERHRTLTCVWTKYCFQKCLSVWGKMICIKKNLMKKMSTCSQDAPPFSSHDLFFSKNLVKINMFCIETEISTISVCHDLTNDDPRNV, encoded by the exons atgatGAAAGATTGTAACGAGTTAATTTACCAGATCAAGCGCcagcaacattttcgtttactCCGATCAACCTTTGATGTGTGGGAATATAATGCTTTacaatatgaatatgaaaGACAAAGAAGAATTGTTGCTGGGGAAACGGCTACgggtattttaaatataacaaaagcATTGAAGTGCTGGAAGGTATATAGTCAGTGGaagcggaataaaaaaaaatgtattcgtcaTGTTGC tttttCCCATTGCTTACACCGATGGTTCTCTCAAACAGTTCAAGTAACCCATGAGAAGTCTTTGAATACTTTCCCACAGCTTATAGCGAATCTTGTAAGAATTTCCCGTAACGCACAATGCATTAGTAAAATGACTGGTCAAACAATGGTATTTTACGATTTCGAAAAACATATCAAAGGATTTTCAGCAGTTGGATTCTGTGGTTTATTGTCTTTCGTGTCAAGATACACAAATTACCAAAAAAACATACTGAGCGTGAGAAGTGATGTGCAACCTACATTCTTAAGCAATGTACGCATGTTGTATGTGGCCCGTTGTATTCGTGTCGAAAGTGAAACATGGCAAGGTTTCTTCGCATTGGAGTGTATTGATGTTCCCTGGCCGATTCATCATGGAAAATTATGGAATCGGCACAAAGCACTTGCCTCACTGTTTCGCTGG gCCTTATTAAAAgtccaattaaataaatggtgtttttatttaaagtataagaaagaaatgaaaaaacgcCGCATCCTTTTGTCATGTCGTATGTGGATGTCGTatgcttttaaaaaaaaatacaacactaggcacaaaatattaatggaaGAAACGTTACGTAAAACCTTAGCTACTTGCTTACTTCGTTGCTcgtgggttgtctggaaagtcgtGTTTTTCAAATCTCTCAAGCTAAAAGAATTATGTTTTAAAGTGGTGTCAATAAAAACCCAAAAATCGGTAAAGTCAGCTTGCGGGATTTGGAAGCAATCGGTGACGCATTGGAGTTTACTGAAAAGTCGCGAAGA ATTTCTAACAAAGCAGTGGACTCTTCTTTCAAGTTTACGACAGTGGCGTTCTTTTATTCAGAACAAGACATTTGTAATTGtgtccattaaaaaattaaaagtgaagacaaaccaaacaattttaagacaacatttcatttcttgGCGGATGCAGTTTTT GCATTGCATTCTATGTCAAATGATTCAAAAATCACGGACTGAAACatcaataaaatatgttttggtGGTGTGGAAGCGTCAGGcggattttcaaaaaagacttgaaaatttttttttatcttgtatAGAACGTATGACTCAAAAAAGTATCCAAGCCTGGCGTTACAAGGCTTTATTTTTTGAGAAAGTCAAGTGTTAT TTgttgaaaagagaaaaaaaaatggtttcttTAGCTTTTTATCAATGGTCATATTTTCAACAGTGGCATTACCATTtcgagatgaaaaaaaaatatcttcaaaCTCATTTAAATCA GCGACAATTGAATCGAatctataattatttaaaacgcTGCAGTCGCTTACGACAAGGTTATCGTAAAGCTAGCGAAATGTTAGAGAAATATGTTTGTATACCTAACGCTATAAAGCGTTGGGTTATCATAACAAAAAACAGTATGAAT ATGGAGCAAGAAATTGTTTCCgttattcaattacaaaaaatgaaacgattatTACAAGATTGGAAAGCTCAACacaagaatttaaaagaagaaaaaaactttCATGACAGGCAACAAAGGGCTTTAATGCTTGTtctacacaaaaaaaaacaaagtttatGGCAGCAATGGTTTCGTTATACGCAATTCTGTTCGAGGTTACGGGATCGGCAAGTTGCTTGTCAAACAGATTCTCTGTTTTGGTACGTTTTTCGTACTGGAGTATGTTCatctgaaaatgttttttgtcatttcaataaaaaaaaaaaatcgacttttggttttttaagaaaaaaaaatgtgacaaTTCTATTTAATGCTGAAAcatttgttacttttattcaattttgtttcaatgctcaagaatttatttttttttgggcttctcttggaaatattttacaagacATTATTTTGCATCGGactttcaaattgaaaacaaaattggtTTCAGCTTTGAAACACTGGGAAAAGTCCAGCCATTTTCATCAAGtcacaaaatgtttatacaaGCGTTTggaaattcaacaaaaacaaCAATTGAACATGGTTTTAAATGAGTGGGTGCATTACGTTGTACATGAACAAAAAAAACGTTCACTAAAGGTCATTCGACTTGAACAAGTTGAGagtcattttttcaaaacatggagagacattttcaatttaaaagtcGACTTGAAGAAAACAGCAGATTCTCTACAAACACGTACAACTTCAAAGTTTCTAGCCAATTATTGGTCACTCTGGTTGACATATTATAAACAACAAACATC GCTTCAATTCAAAGCTTATTGCGTACATTGTCAACGGTGTGAAACTCAGTTAGCGTCTGCCGTTTTTTCATG GTCCTCTTTCACAAAAATGCAACGAAAAATGAACGATGCTTTAAGTGCACTTGATACAAAACGCACATTTCACAGACTTGaacattgttatttttcatggAAATCTCTTTTACAAAACCGCGTTCAGTgccaaaatttttttatctttctaCATGTTCGTTTGATTCAAACCCATTTGTTACCCGCTTGGAATATATTTGCTACTAAAAAAGTGAAATCTGAG ATGACTCGAAGGTCACAAGAAAGGTTGTTTGTACGAAAACGACATGAAAACTGTCTGAAAGTTTGGTTCTATTTCCAACAGCATCGTAGAAAATTCGCGAATTTGTGTAGGTTTTTAAGCCAAAAGATAAAACAACGGTATTATAAAAGATTAGTGGAACGTCATAGAACGTTAACGTGTGTTTGGACGAAGTATTGTTTCCAAAAGTGTTTGAGTGTGTGGGGAAAAatgatttgtataaaaaagaatttaatgaaaaagatgAGTAC aTGCTCTCAAGACGCTCCACCATTTTCATCTCATGAcctatttttttcaaagaatttggTTAAGATCAACATGTTTTGtattgaaactgaaatttcGACTATTTCTGTTTGTCACGACCTTACCAACGATGACCCAAGGAACGTTTGA
- the LOC128882935 gene encoding uncharacterized protein LOC128882935 isoform X3 codes for MMKDCNELIYQIKRQQHFRLLRSTFDVWEYNALQYEYERQRRIVAGETATGILNITKALKCWKVYSQWKRNKKKCIRHVAFSHCLHRWFSQTVQVTHEKSLNTFPQLIANLVRISRNAQCISKMTGQTMVFYDFEKHIKGFSAVGFCGLLSFVSRYTNYQKNILSVRSDVQPTFLSNVRMLYVARCIRVESETWQGFFALECIDVPWPIHHGKLWNRHKALASLFRWALLKVQLNKWCFYLKYKKEMKKRRILLSCRMWMSYAFKKKYNTRHKILMEETLRKTLATCLLRCSWVVWKVVFFKSLKLKELCFKVVSIKTQKSVKSACGIWKQSVTHWSLLKSREEFLTKQWTLLSSLRQWRSFIQNKTFVIVSIKKLKVKTNQTILRQHFISWRMQFLHCILCQMIQKSRTETSIKYVLVVWKRQADFQKRLENFFLSCIERMTQKSIQAWRYKALFFEKVKCYLLKREKKMVSLAFYQWSYFQQWHYHFEMKKKYLQTHLNQRQLNRIYNYLKRCSRLRQGYRKASEMLEKYVCIPNAIKRWVIITKNSMNMEQEIVSVIQLQKMKRLLQDWKAQHKNLKEEKNFHDRQQRALMLVLHKKKQSLWQQWFRYTQFCSRLRDRQVACQTDSLFWYVFRTGVCSSENVFCHFNKKKKSTFGFLRKKNVTILFNAETFVTFIQFCFNAQEFIFFWASLGNILQDIILHRTFKLKTKLVSALKHWEKSSHFHQVTKCLYKRLEIQQKQQLNMVLNEWVHYVVHEQKKRSLKVIRLEQVESHFFKTWRDIFNLKVDLKKTADSLQTRTTSKFLANYWSLWLTYYKQQTSLQFKAYCVHCQRCETQLASAVFSWSSFTKMQRKMNDALSALDTKRTFHRLEHCYFSWKSLLQNRVQCQNFFIFLHVRLIQTHLLPAWNIFATKKVKSEMTRRSQESIVENSRICVGF; via the exons atgatGAAAGATTGTAACGAGTTAATTTACCAGATCAAGCGCcagcaacattttcgtttactCCGATCAACCTTTGATGTGTGGGAATATAATGCTTTacaatatgaatatgaaaGACAAAGAAGAATTGTTGCTGGGGAAACGGCTACgggtattttaaatataacaaaagcATTGAAGTGCTGGAAGGTATATAGTCAGTGGaagcggaataaaaaaaaatgtattcgtcaTGTTGC tttttCCCATTGCTTACACCGATGGTTCTCTCAAACAGTTCAAGTAACCCATGAGAAGTCTTTGAATACTTTCCCACAGCTTATAGCGAATCTTGTAAGAATTTCCCGTAACGCACAATGCATTAGTAAAATGACTGGTCAAACAATGGTATTTTACGATTTCGAAAAACATATCAAAGGATTTTCAGCAGTTGGATTCTGTGGTTTATTGTCTTTCGTGTCAAGATACACAAATTACCAAAAAAACATACTGAGCGTGAGAAGTGATGTGCAACCTACATTCTTAAGCAATGTACGCATGTTGTATGTGGCCCGTTGTATTCGTGTCGAAAGTGAAACATGGCAAGGTTTCTTCGCATTGGAGTGTATTGATGTTCCCTGGCCGATTCATCATGGAAAATTATGGAATCGGCACAAAGCACTTGCCTCACTGTTTCGCTGG gCCTTATTAAAAgtccaattaaataaatggtgtttttatttaaagtataagaaagaaatgaaaaaacgcCGCATCCTTTTGTCATGTCGTATGTGGATGTCGTatgcttttaaaaaaaaatacaacactaggcacaaaatattaatggaaGAAACGTTACGTAAAACCTTAGCTACTTGCTTACTTCGTTGCTcgtgggttgtctggaaagtcgtGTTTTTCAAATCTCTCAAGCTAAAAGAATTATGTTTTAAAGTGGTGTCAATAAAAACCCAAAAATCGGTAAAGTCAGCTTGCGGGATTTGGAAGCAATCGGTGACGCATTGGAGTTTACTGAAAAGTCGCGAAGA ATTTCTAACAAAGCAGTGGACTCTTCTTTCAAGTTTACGACAGTGGCGTTCTTTTATTCAGAACAAGACATTTGTAATTGtgtccattaaaaaattaaaagtgaagacaaaccaaacaattttaagacaacatttcatttcttgGCGGATGCAGTTTTT GCATTGCATTCTATGTCAAATGATTCAAAAATCACGGACTGAAACatcaataaaatatgttttggtGGTGTGGAAGCGTCAGGcggattttcaaaaaagacttgaaaatttttttttatcttgtatAGAACGTATGACTCAAAAAAGTATCCAAGCCTGGCGTTACAAGGCTTTATTTTTTGAGAAAGTCAAGTGTTAT TTgttgaaaagagaaaaaaaaatggtttcttTAGCTTTTTATCAATGGTCATATTTTCAACAGTGGCATTACCATTtcgagatgaaaaaaaaatatcttcaaaCTCATTTAAATCA GCGACAATTGAATCGAatctataattatttaaaacgcTGCAGTCGCTTACGACAAGGTTATCGTAAAGCTAGCGAAATGTTAGAGAAATATGTTTGTATACCTAACGCTATAAAGCGTTGGGTTATCATAACAAAAAACAGTATGAAT ATGGAGCAAGAAATTGTTTCCgttattcaattacaaaaaatgaaacgattatTACAAGATTGGAAAGCTCAACacaagaatttaaaagaagaaaaaaactttCATGACAGGCAACAAAGGGCTTTAATGCTTGTtctacacaaaaaaaaacaaagtttatGGCAGCAATGGTTTCGTTATACGCAATTCTGTTCGAGGTTACGGGATCGGCAAGTTGCTTGTCAAACAGATTCTCTGTTTTGGTACGTTTTTCGTACTGGAGTATGTTCatctgaaaatgttttttgtcatttcaataaaaaaaaaaaatcgacttttggttttttaagaaaaaaaaatgtgacaaTTCTATTTAATGCTGAAAcatttgttacttttattcaattttgtttcaatgctcaagaatttatttttttttgggcttctcttggaaatattttacaagacATTATTTTGCATCGGactttcaaattgaaaacaaaattggtTTCAGCTTTGAAACACTGGGAAAAGTCCAGCCATTTTCATCAAGtcacaaaatgtttatacaaGCGTTTggaaattcaacaaaaacaaCAATTGAACATGGTTTTAAATGAGTGGGTGCATTACGTTGTACATGAACAAAAAAAACGTTCACTAAAGGTCATTCGACTTGAACAAGTTGAGagtcattttttcaaaacatggagagacattttcaatttaaaagtcGACTTGAAGAAAACAGCAGATTCTCTACAAACACGTACAACTTCAAAGTTTCTAGCCAATTATTGGTCACTCTGGTTGACATATTATAAACAACAAACATC GCTTCAATTCAAAGCTTATTGCGTACATTGTCAACGGTGTGAAACTCAGTTAGCGTCTGCCGTTTTTTCATG GTCCTCTTTCACAAAAATGCAACGAAAAATGAACGATGCTTTAAGTGCACTTGATACAAAACGCACATTTCACAGACTTGaacattgttatttttcatggAAATCTCTTTTACAAAACCGCGTTCAGTgccaaaatttttttatctttctaCATGTTCGTTTGATTCAAACCCATTTGTTACCCGCTTGGAATATATTTGCTACTAAAAAAGTGAAATCTGAG ATGACTCGAAGGTCACAAGAAAG CATCGTAGAAAATTCGCGAATTTGTGTAGGTTTTTAA